A window of Fusobacterium sp. DD2 contains these coding sequences:
- a CDS encoding transcriptional regulator — MKNQRILDIYVRLLNNKIVNRKNLAQEFEVSERTIHRDISDLRNFMVNLNMSGEIEYDPKENGYVLKNEDMQKLSNSEILAVCKILLDSRAFLKDEMMGIIDKLLKQCIPHENFKKVSQLIDNEKFHYMELQHKKSFIDWLWDIGDAIKNHNQMEIKYKKMDGTFVTRVVNPVGLMFSEYYFYLLAHIVNIDKEKYFANKDDIFPTIYRIDRIESFKILPKHFRVFYKDRFEEGEFRKRTFFMTGGRLQKIKFKYTGHSLEAILDKIPTAEVIEEGDGYYIIKAEVFGNGINRWILSQGKDVEIIK; from the coding sequence ATGAAAAACCAGAGAATTTTGGACATCTATGTGAGACTTCTAAATAATAAAATAGTTAACAGAAAAAATCTGGCTCAGGAATTTGAGGTAAGTGAAAGAACCATACACAGAGATATAAGTGACTTAAGAAATTTTATGGTAAATCTTAATATGAGCGGGGAGATCGAATACGATCCTAAAGAAAATGGATATGTACTTAAAAATGAGGATATGCAGAAACTTTCTAACAGTGAAATACTTGCAGTATGTAAGATTTTATTGGACAGTAGAGCATTTTTAAAAGATGAGATGATGGGGATTATTGATAAGCTTTTAAAACAGTGTATTCCTCATGAAAATTTTAAAAAAGTATCTCAATTAATTGATAATGAAAAATTTCACTATATGGAATTGCAACATAAGAAAAGTTTTATTGACTGGCTATGGGATATAGGAGATGCTATTAAAAATCATAATCAGATGGAGATAAAGTACAAGAAGATGGATGGAACTTTTGTTACAAGAGTTGTAAATCCTGTTGGTCTTATGTTTTCAGAATATTACTTTTATCTTTTAGCACATATTGTAAATATTGATAAGGAAAAATATTTTGCTAATAAAGATGATATTTTCCCTACCATATATAGAATAGACAGAATAGAGAGTTTTAAAATTCTTCCTAAACATTTTAGAGTTTTTTATAAAGATAGATTTGAAGAGGGAGAATTTAGAAAAAGAACTTTCTTTATGACTGGTGGAAGACTTCAGAAGATAAAATTCAAATACACAGGGCACTCTCTTGAAGCAATTCTTGATAAAATACCTACTGCAGAGGTAATTGAAGAGGGAGATGGATACTATATAATCAAGGCAGAAGTCTTTGGTAATGGTATTAACAGATGGATATTAAGCCAAGGTAAAGATGTTGAAATAATTAAATAG
- a CDS encoding tetratricopeptide repeat protein, with protein sequence MKKLMEELDKLHNEDKHKEIIEKINSLPEDQLDYEILGRLARAYNNNEEYQKGIEIMEKIREKGEQDSIWNYRMGYSYYYLDNLPEAEKYFLKSLELNPHEEDVEFFLLNIHIEMAEKYMQSGEKGKALENYMQARLYANTDDEIILTESNLGWMHDQLNNYQEAYKYLKNAIDMGRDDEWIFAEFGFCLMGLERYSEALEEFKKAKDLGRDDCWINGQIGNIYKELRNYDEALRYLLLALGQEENIWIVSQIALVYQLKEDYSKALEYFIQAEKLGRDDIWIYSQIALVYHGMGDYRSALEYLAKVHDMGRDDEWLYAELGACYFREDRYEEAIETYLKVKEMGVDDEWINTELGFLYDKVNNYEEAEKYLMRANEIKESSLINSELGFCLTRQRKYKEALKYFTRSINLGRNDGWIHSQIGYVYSELGEIKDAIEELKIARDLSPEDNWIYYHLGTNLRKAGEINEAIENLLKVERSGQYTGWADLELAYCYALIDKREEATQYLKKAKELLYSQSLEDEELSKQFDIVEKLLSATTYLV encoded by the coding sequence ATGAAAAAACTGATGGAGGAATTGGATAAGTTACATAATGAGGACAAGCATAAAGAGATAATAGAGAAAATAAATTCTCTCCCTGAAGATCAACTTGATTATGAAATTTTAGGCAGATTGGCAAGGGCATATAATAATAATGAAGAGTATCAAAAAGGGATAGAAATAATGGAGAAGATTAGAGAGAAGGGAGAGCAGGATTCTATTTGGAATTACAGGATGGGTTACTCTTACTACTATTTAGATAATCTTCCAGAAGCAGAGAAATATTTTTTAAAATCTCTGGAATTGAATCCACATGAGGAAGATGTTGAGTTTTTTCTCTTAAATATTCATATTGAGATGGCTGAAAAGTATATGCAGTCAGGAGAAAAGGGCAAAGCTCTTGAAAACTATATGCAGGCTAGGTTGTATGCCAATACTGATGATGAGATAATACTTACAGAATCTAATTTAGGTTGGATGCATGACCAGCTTAATAATTATCAGGAGGCCTATAAATACTTGAAAAATGCCATTGATATGGGCCGTGATGATGAGTGGATATTTGCTGAATTTGGATTTTGTCTAATGGGACTGGAAAGATATAGTGAAGCACTTGAAGAATTTAAGAAGGCAAAGGATTTAGGCCGTGATGATTGTTGGATAAATGGTCAGATTGGAAATATATATAAGGAATTGAGAAATTATGACGAAGCATTGAGGTATCTTTTACTTGCTTTAGGTCAGGAAGAAAATATATGGATTGTATCACAGATTGCCTTAGTATATCAGCTAAAAGAGGATTACTCTAAAGCTTTGGAGTATTTTATTCAGGCAGAGAAATTAGGTCGAGACGATATCTGGATATATTCTCAAATAGCACTTGTATACCATGGTATGGGAGATTACAGATCAGCTCTGGAGTATCTTGCTAAAGTACATGATATGGGAAGAGATGATGAATGGCTCTATGCAGAACTGGGAGCATGTTATTTTAGAGAAGATAGGTATGAAGAGGCAATTGAAACCTATCTCAAAGTAAAAGAGATGGGTGTTGATGATGAGTGGATAAATACAGAACTTGGTTTCTTATATGATAAAGTTAATAATTATGAAGAAGCTGAGAAGTATTTAATGAGGGCAAATGAGATAAAAGAGAGTAGCCTTATAAACTCAGAGCTGGGATTTTGTTTAACAAGACAGAGAAAGTATAAAGAAGCTTTAAAATATTTTACAAGATCTATCAACTTAGGTAGAAATGATGGATGGATACACAGTCAGATTGGATATGTTTATTCAGAACTTGGAGAGATAAAAGATGCTATTGAAGAGTTAAAAATTGCAAGAGACCTTTCTCCTGAAGATAATTGGATATATTATCATCTTGGAACTAATCTGCGTAAAGCTGGAGAGATAAATGAAGCTATTGAAAATCTTTTAAAAGTAGAAAGAAGCGGACAATACACAGGATGGGCAGACTTAGAGCTTGCCTACTGTTATGCTCTTATAGATAAAAGAGAAGAAGCTACACAGTATCTGAAAAAAGCTAAAGAGCTCCTGTATTCGCAATCTCTTGAAGATGAAGAACTCAGTAAACAATTTGATATTGTAGAAAAATTACTTAGTGCCACAACTTATCTGGTATAA
- the pstB gene encoding phosphate ABC transporter ATP-binding protein PstB encodes MNNEDVRILVKDFNFYYGDFQALKNINMEIAKNKVTALIGPSGCGKSTFLRSINRMNDLIAGAKYEGEILFDGKNIFDKSYDIVELRKDIGMVFQKPNPFPKTIYENIVYAPKLHGEKNKAKLDEIVETSLKSVALWDEVKDKLHKSALGLSGGQQQRLCIARAISVNPQILLMDEPTSALDPISTSKIEELIGELEKKYSIIIVTHNMQQASRISEYTGFFYQGVLEEFDKTEIIFTTPHKKKTEDYITGKFG; translated from the coding sequence ATGAATAATGAAGATGTTAGAATTCTTGTAAAGGATTTCAACTTCTATTATGGTGATTTCCAGGCATTGAAAAATATAAATATGGAAATTGCAAAGAATAAAGTTACAGCACTTATTGGTCCATCTGGTTGTGGTAAATCTACATTTTTAAGGTCTATCAACAGAATGAACGACCTTATTGCTGGTGCCAAATATGAGGGTGAAATCCTATTTGATGGGAAAAATATATTTGATAAATCTTATGATATTGTAGAACTTAGAAAAGATATTGGAATGGTATTTCAAAAACCAAATCCATTTCCTAAGACTATATATGAGAATATTGTATATGCACCAAAGCTTCACGGAGAAAAAAATAAAGCAAAACTAGACGAAATCGTTGAGACCTCACTTAAATCTGTTGCCCTTTGGGATGAAGTAAAAGATAAATTACACAAGTCAGCTCTTGGGCTTTCTGGAGGGCAACAGCAAAGATTATGTATAGCAAGAGCAATATCTGTAAATCCACAGATTCTACTTATGGATGAACCAACTTCTGCTCTTGACCCAATTTCAACTTCAAAGATAGAGGAGTTAATTGGAGAACTTGAAAAAAAATACAGTATTATAATTGTTACTCACAATATGCAACAGGCTTCAAGAATTTCTGAATATACAGGATTTTTCTATCAGGGAGTTTTAGAGGAGTTTGATAAAACAGAGATTATCTTTACAACTCCACATAAAAAGAAAACAGAAGATTATATAACTGGAAAATTTGGATAG
- the pstA gene encoding phosphate ABC transporter permease PstA, producing the protein MLLIKKKNEKIAEVVIKVVGLISILPVFLILGYIIWKGIPAISWSFLKDMPTDGMRGGGIYPAIIGTIWLTVGTIIVSVPFGILTGIYLVEYAKDNLLTRIINLTIINLAGIPSIIYGLFGMALFVIFLGFDVSVISGSLTLGIMCLPVIITSTRESLLAIPNSLREASLALGATKWETITKIVLPAALPGTLTGVILSISRAAGETAPIMFTAVAFYLPFLPETPWDQVMALPYHLFVISTQVPNMPVSYMEGTLFVLVVITISFNLLGAAIRYRFNNKN; encoded by the coding sequence ATGTTACTTATTAAAAAGAAAAATGAAAAAATTGCAGAAGTAGTTATTAAAGTAGTTGGACTTATTTCAATACTTCCAGTATTTCTAATTTTGGGATATATCATCTGGAAAGGAATTCCAGCAATCTCATGGAGTTTCCTAAAAGATATGCCTACAGATGGAATGCGTGGTGGAGGTATATATCCAGCAATTATTGGAACTATCTGGTTAACTGTTGGAACTATAATTGTATCTGTACCATTTGGTATCTTAACAGGAATATATCTTGTAGAGTATGCAAAGGATAATCTTTTAACCAGAATTATAAATCTTACTATTATAAATCTGGCTGGTATTCCAAGTATCATATATGGATTATTTGGAATGGCTCTATTTGTAATATTTTTAGGATTTGATGTATCTGTTATTTCAGGTTCGTTGACACTGGGAATCATGTGTCTTCCTGTAATAATAACATCTACAAGAGAATCACTTTTAGCAATTCCTAACAGTTTAAGAGAAGCATCTCTTGCATTGGGAGCTACAAAGTGGGAAACAATAACTAAAATAGTCCTACCTGCAGCTCTCCCTGGTACTCTTACTGGAGTGATACTAAGTATTTCCAGAGCTGCTGGTGAAACTGCTCCAATTATGTTTACAGCAGTTGCATTTTATCTGCCATTTCTACCTGAAACTCCCTGGGATCAGGTAATGGCTCTTCCATATCACTTATTTGTAATATCTACACAGGTACCTAATATGCCTGTTTCATATATGGAAGGAACTCTATTTGTACTTGTTGTAATTACAATCAGCTTCAATTTATTGGGAGCTGCAATAAGATATCGTTTTAATAATAAAAATTAG
- a CDS encoding PhoU domain-containing protein — MRNLQESIYGLTEHYLEMLRNVQRVLDVNLEMLKNEKFDGVLYGECMVVEDVINALEVKIKEDAIISIARFQPAAGNLRLLIMIINSARLLERMGDLLKANFAIIKDIEKKSPQEEKYLKTILYPMVLNIKHIFEAYIEAVIHRDEKILYGLLPQDDEIDEMSNKNIVELINLMKKSTDNVEGGTYLVLLNKKYERFSDHVMHLVVDSVYILKGENLRKKELLEEQKAKK; from the coding sequence ATGAGAAATTTACAAGAGAGTATATATGGTTTAACTGAACATTACCTTGAAATGCTGAGAAATGTTCAAAGAGTTTTAGATGTAAATCTGGAAATGCTTAAAAATGAAAAATTTGACGGAGTTCTCTATGGAGAATGTATGGTTGTTGAAGATGTAATAAATGCACTTGAAGTAAAGATAAAAGAGGATGCCATAATTTCAATAGCAAGATTCCAACCTGCTGCTGGAAATTTAAGACTTCTTATTATGATAATAAACAGTGCAAGGCTTTTAGAGAGAATGGGAGATCTGCTTAAAGCAAACTTTGCAATAATAAAAGATATTGAAAAAAAATCTCCTCAGGAAGAAAAATACCTGAAAACAATACTTTATCCTATGGTTTTAAATATTAAACATATTTTTGAAGCCTATATAGAAGCAGTTATCCATAGAGATGAAAAAATACTTTATGGACTTCTTCCTCAGGATGATGAGATAGATGAGATGTCAAACAAAAATATTGTTGAACTTATAAATCTTATGAAAAAATCTACTGACAATGTAGAGGGAGGAACATATCTGGTTCTTCTAAATAAGAAATATGAAAGATTTTCTGACCATGTAATGCACCTGGTTGTAGATTCTGTCTACATTCTTAAAGGAGAAAATTTAAGAAAAAAAGAACTTCTTGAAGAACAGAAAGCTAAAAAATAG
- a CDS encoding DUF1232 domain-containing protein — MKIESEKYVKYFSESKFWTKLKEIAKKIGLKTTAYALLLFYILDKDEVPVKDKMVIVGCLGYFILPLDLIPDFTPVGYSDDVVAMIFALRSCRKYIDDNIKQKVMEKLKSWFKVEDDYLVELLDEIKK, encoded by the coding sequence ATGAAGATTGAATCAGAAAAATATGTTAAATATTTCTCAGAAAGTAAATTTTGGACAAAACTAAAAGAGATTGCAAAAAAGATAGGTTTAAAGACTACTGCTTATGCCTTGCTTCTTTTTTACATTTTAGATAAAGATGAGGTTCCAGTAAAGGATAAGATGGTTATTGTAGGATGTCTTGGATACTTTATTTTACCTCTGGATCTGATACCTGATTTTACTCCAGTAGGATATTCAGATGATGTTGTTGCAATGATATTTGCACTTAGAAGCTGTAGAAAATATATTGATGACAATATAAAACAGAAAGTCATGGAAAAATTAAAGTCATGGTTTAAGGTGGAAGATGATTATTTAGTTGAGCTTTTAGATGAAATAAAAAAATGA
- a CDS encoding flavodoxin family protein, whose amino-acid sequence MNKILVAYSSVTGNTKKVATAISEALEGSQLKDIKDVETLDYDVIIVGAWIRRSTADPKALAFIDTIKNKKTAFFFTLGAYPDSEYATRCIKNITEALEKNGNEVLGHFHCHGALSDAIIQRALKRPAGDPHGPTEERMKRWKDASTHPDATDLKNAQEYFSNIIK is encoded by the coding sequence ATGAATAAAATATTAGTAGCTTATTCAAGTGTCACTGGAAATACCAAAAAAGTAGCAACTGCAATATCAGAAGCACTTGAAGGAAGTCAGTTAAAAGATATTAAAGATGTAGAAACTCTTGATTACGATGTGATAATAGTTGGTGCATGGATTAGAAGAAGCACTGCTGATCCAAAAGCTCTTGCTTTTATAGATACAATAAAGAATAAGAAAACTGCATTTTTCTTTACTTTAGGAGCTTACCCAGACTCAGAATATGCAACACGTTGTATAAAAAATATAACAGAGGCTTTAGAAAAAAATGGAAATGAAGTATTGGGACATTTTCATTGCCATGGAGCCTTATCTGATGCAATTATTCAAAGAGCATTAAAACGTCCAGCTGGTGACCCTCATGGACCTACAGAAGAGAGAATGAAAAGATGGAAAGATGCAAGCACTCACCCTGATGCAACTGACCTTAAAAATGCACAGGAATATTTTTCCAACATTATTAAATAA
- the pstC gene encoding phosphate ABC transporter permease subunit PstC, with amino-acid sequence MFSIRKAKDTGMRYTLFGIGISNIVIIFLIFLFIFFNGIKFFREYPVTKFIFGTKWISLSDYFGLLPLLVGSFWVTLIALLISIPVGIFTAIYISEYATPKMRTLFKITIETMSAIPSVVLGFLGLYVLSGIVKDIFNLHSGLTALSGGIMLAFMAIPTIVSIADDSLAALDKSYKEASLALGANKLETIANVLLPAAFPGIFAGIMLGFGRIIGETLTVLMITGNSPILATSPLSPVRTLTATIAAEMGEVVNGSTHYYALFAIGLILFFISFITNSIADRFIRKSRSMS; translated from the coding sequence ATGTTTTCCATTAGAAAGGCAAAAGATACAGGTATGAGATATACTCTGTTTGGAATAGGAATTTCCAATATAGTAATTATATTTCTTATCTTTCTATTTATCTTTTTCAACGGAATCAAGTTCTTTAGAGAATACCCAGTAACAAAATTTATATTTGGAACTAAGTGGATTTCACTGTCTGATTACTTTGGACTCCTTCCACTTTTAGTAGGTTCTTTCTGGGTTACTCTGATAGCACTTTTAATATCGATACCCGTTGGAATATTTACAGCGATTTATATAAGTGAATATGCAACTCCTAAGATGCGTACACTATTTAAAATTACAATAGAAACAATGTCTGCAATTCCATCTGTTGTTCTGGGATTTTTAGGACTATATGTATTATCTGGAATTGTAAAGGATATATTTAATCTGCACAGTGGTCTAACAGCACTCTCTGGAGGAATCATGCTGGCTTTTATGGCAATACCTACAATAGTAAGTATAGCTGATGACTCTCTTGCAGCTCTTGACAAATCTTATAAAGAAGCATCTCTTGCACTGGGAGCAAATAAGCTTGAAACTATAGCAAATGTTCTTCTACCAGCTGCCTTTCCAGGTATATTTGCTGGAATTATGCTGGGATTTGGAAGAATAATAGGAGAGACACTTACAGTTTTGATGATTACTGGTAACTCACCTATTCTTGCTACATCTCCACTTTCCCCAGTAAGAACTCTTACTGCTACAATTGCTGCTGAAATGGGTGAAGTTGTAAATGGAAGTACTCACTACTATGCTCTATTTGCAATAGGTTTAATACTTTTCTTTATAAGTTTTATAACTAACAGTATTGCAGATAGATTTATAAGAAAATCAAGAAGTATGAGTTAG
- a CDS encoding phosphate ABC transporter substrate-binding protein: MKKRFWRNTLIMALVMAGTISFGQIAEARSKVVQLKGSDTILNASQAIAEKYMSTHKGARIAVTGGGSGVGISALINKTTDIAMASRNMKDKEFEQAKARGINVDEIVVGYDGITIIANKSNPLKDIDDKTLGKIFRGEIKNWKEVGGDDAPIVVLSRDSSSGTHEFFKEHIIREGNPKGTQEYGPKTLYMPSNQSIKQEVANNKYAIGYIGMGYMDDSVEAIKVDGVEASRENVLSKKYPIARQVYWYTTKDRDGVVKDLVDFAVSPDGQAIIKDEGFVPVK; encoded by the coding sequence ATGAAGAAAAGATTTTGGAGAAATACACTTATTATGGCATTGGTAATGGCAGGGACTATCTCTTTTGGACAGATAGCAGAGGCAAGATCAAAGGTTGTACAGTTAAAAGGATCTGACACAATATTAAATGCATCACAGGCAATAGCAGAAAAATATATGAGCACACATAAAGGAGCTAGAATAGCTGTAACTGGTGGAGGTTCAGGAGTTGGAATTTCAGCACTTATCAATAAAACTACTGATATAGCTATGGCTTCAAGAAATATGAAGGACAAAGAGTTTGAACAGGCAAAAGCAAGGGGAATAAATGTAGATGAGATAGTAGTTGGTTATGATGGAATTACAATTATAGCTAATAAATCTAATCCATTAAAAGATATAGATGATAAGACTTTAGGAAAGATATTTAGAGGAGAGATTAAAAACTGGAAAGAGGTTGGTGGAGATGATGCTCCAATAGTAGTACTTTCAAGAGACTCATCTTCAGGAACTCATGAGTTTTTTAAAGAGCACATAATAAGAGAAGGAAATCCAAAAGGAACTCAGGAATATGGACCAAAAACTCTTTATATGCCATCTAACCAGTCAATTAAACAGGAAGTTGCAAATAATAAGTATGCAATTGGATATATAGGTATGGGATATATGGATGATTCTGTTGAAGCTATAAAAGTAGATGGAGTTGAAGCAAGTAGAGAAAACGTATTAAGTAAGAAATACCCAATAGCTAGACAGGTTTATTGGTATACAACTAAAGATAGAGATGGAGTAGTAAAAGATCTTGTAGATTTTGCAGTATCTCCAGATGGACAGGCTATAATTAAAGATGAAGGATTTGTACCTGTAAAATAG